The genomic stretch TTAAACTGATAATTATTATGGTTGAACATGTTTTTTTCGATAGAGCATAGGTTGTCTTCGAAGCCGCGAAAAACCTTCTGTTGTTATTACAATGGATGAGAGATTTGAAGGAGAAAGAATTCAAAGACAAACAGTGATTAAGAATGATGGATCATCAGATTTCTGGAGTAGCAGTGCGTATGAAAAGGATCATAGCGCGGCTCGATCGATGAGAAGTGTTTCGTCGAGTGGAATAACAATGAATTCTTCTTCTGATCTTCAAAGTAGTTCAAGCAGTCAAATTAATTCTCATGAATTTGTCAATCAAGGTAAATTTGTTGTCAATTATTAGCATTATGCAGAACTTTATTTTATctgttattataaaaattaaaatattttatgtataaatattaaattaaattgtttattCAAATGGATATTTAATATTTACTATAGTGACAGAATTTTTTTAATGTATATGCAGGACTTATTGTATGGAACCAGATAAGGCAACAATGGAGTGGAAATAAAATGTCTGAAAGTAAGATAGAAGATAGAGAATCAAAAATAAGGTAAAATTATTGTTTTGAGACCTATTTTTCTGACAATTCCTCGTAGACACAGTGACGCAGACAAGACCGAATGTTTTGTAGCTTATTTTTACACGAAAATTATTTTTGAAGTGTTTGTTAATTTCTTACTGAATTCATATTTTACAGTTCAAATGCTACCTATGAAGATCTACTTGGAAACAACAAGGCTTTTCCCCAACCCATTCCTCTAAGAGTATGATAATTTTCTAAATTTGGTTTTTAagttattgaaaattgaaattctaGTAAGATAAAAATGTGGCTAATAACATATTAATGATTGATTATCATAATTTTATGATACAGGAAATGATTAACTTTCTTGTTGATATTTGGGANNNNNNNNNNNNNNNNNNNNNNNNNNNNNNNNNNNNNNNNNNNNNNNNNNNNNNNNNNNNNNNNNNNNNNNNNNNNNNNNNNNNNNNNNNNNNNNNNNNNTGTTAGTAATAATTTCTTTAggtttaatataatatattttttttccttctttacaaaaataaattattaaaacagaaataaatatatataatatatttttaaaaattgaatattatatttataaaacaaataatatatatttaaaagctTTAaggaatattaaatttttttaaacatattcAAAGTTTGTTAGGTAAAATTTACCCCGCAAGTCATTGAACATACTGCTCTGAATCAACTGTGCCACCTGCTCTGAACAACTGTTTCACATGAAATGTATGTTGTCTGTAAGTCTAAGAAAGCGTGTTTGCGGGGTCAAAAAAAACCACTTGGCAAAGTTGCGGGGTGAAAACCACCTGATAAAGTTGCGGGGTGAAAACCACCTCATAAAGTTGCGGGGTGCATATCTCATTGCAAAAAGTTGCGACTAACATTTTTGCATGGTGATTGTACCACCTCGCAATTATTGTATTGCAGGGTGAAAACCACctgatttagttttttttttagtgtATTAAGATGCAGTTGGTTAATCTTAATTTGTTttgcatttaaaaaaattaattatatattccagcattttttttataaatgttattaGCTGATTTTTTTCCATAATATTATTGATCTTTCTTTAAtaacaaaaatattgaaaatgTCAAATTTGTGTAAATAACATATAAGAAAgttaactcaaaatttaatttaattaaattaataaataatttattagaaaacCAACATGATTATTAAGGTTATTTTTGTCTTTATATAACTGGTGGTGTCTAGCATGATCTATCCAGTAAATGGTTCAGCGTGGGACACTTTTAATACACCATTGGATTTATCTAAAGgccaaaatcaatttaaaaaaaatgaaaacacaAAACATTTTTACACACTATATTTTACCCTATCTTCTATCTCTCATCCCTTGTCCCTTACAACTAGGGCTGGAAATAGGCCAGGctgataacaggggcctacaagCTGGCTTATAAAGGCTCAGGCCAGACCatactttttttaaaatagaaaaggccaaggcttttttataagcctatttagttaaaaaggctaggcctcaagcccaaaaaaaattcttttaagcctatcaggccggcctatttaaataaatatgaataattttgttattatcatgatgttatgttttgtactttgaattaaaatacataattaaaacttggttatcttaaagaacttgtgaaaataatatgaaaacacctgatgaacattgctttcataagttctcttaaacaaatagtctcccagaacttatgctaataggtaagttaaaataagtcaatgcaaataaatttttagtctcttggtattttagttagttagtctatttaagcATTATTTTAGTTAGTATgtcaaaacaaataggcttttatgtaggctaacaggctaaccaggccttcgaaaaggccagactcagacctaaaaataagcctacgacaggccacaggccaggcttaggcttcgattttttgacaggccaggcctaggcttggcaaagcctagctcggcccagcctatttccacccctacttaTAACCTtccctttctctctctctctctctctcgttggAAAATGTCTCAAACCCTCTTATTCATCAAATTGTGTTATTTTGcattttaaatattctaaaaCTAGTAATTCATACTCCATATCCTTTTCTTCTTAGTTTACTTGTAACTCAATATCATTTTCTTCTTAATTTagtgtaaaattaattttaaaatgacatTAAAAAAAGGTGTTTTTCTGGAACAATCAATAGGATTTttcgttattattattattttttaaaattgcttACTCTCTTTACAATAACTTGAAAATTAGTTTAAACTTTGGTCCCTGCTTCATGAAGGATTGCAATTTCAATCCAGATAAAAGTTGTGAAAACAAAAACTTAAGTTTTGGGGTTGTCATTGTTTGATAAGTATTGAATATAAGAACATAAATTGTTGTTGATGTGATGAATACTAGTGTGATTTTCAGTGATGATAGATGGTGGCAGTGATAGCAAAAAGGTAGAGTTTGGGAATATGCAGTGAGACTCAATTATGAGAGATAATAgaggagaagaaaaaaaatacatataatgATAACAAATGAacgaaaaaaaatccaaataaccatgtttaataaataatttacaccaaaaaccatgttttcggcaaaattacgcatatgaccaggtttcagaggtggtctccacataggagccacctctgGTGGCGCCAATGCCCATTTTGCCATAAcctatgcgccacccagggtggctTCAATGTGTATTTTCCTCTTTtaagccacctagggtggcgcctatgtgtcttttacttttttttttgttttttttaattgtttctatactattttttttaattttgttatttattaataaaattgttttaattttaaagtatttaaaaaatatatattaaattgcaACAGATAAGATCAGTGAAACAGGTAACTCGAGCGTTCACGGAAAACAGtagttcattcattaattaaaaggtacatagaaaataaccaacagaaaaagataaactaaaacatctaagaaatcaccacggttaaaacaatgtcattaggtccatgcatcatttgaatggcatcaatgtcgtattccacgTTATCCCAGAAAGTTATAGTTGCTCCACTCACAGCATcggcccttgttttaagcctcttgatgcttcttatctgttcgccggcttcgtactccccctctaaaaaactcatgagagtcctcttgagttgctcaacggaagagatattccaaaaaataaccggcatgggaggtttgacgggtgagaatatgacatgtccgttccttctgtgatactccggttcaggttcagcacgccatgttgatctccggggcggcaactctgttgtccggtgacatccatctggcctaatggtcgtccggcgaggcatggttgtgtttgtgtgattgtttggtatttggagtttgtgtatctgtgtgtaaactcaacaataggagcccctaatttataatagtagtgggtagaaaaaagtaatgatgttgcgtactgtttacaagcacgcctaacaTGTATGATAAATGCAGACACACTGATAAATGACTGACTtgatgggactagacgaaagcatgcgtatttgactgtccaaaataaagagtggcagtatgggccatgaagacaatttcactacgtgacaaagacataactagttgatttaataaaggataatacaaatacattacaaatacaaatacaaatacaaatacaaatacaaatacaaatacgaaTACAAATACTAATACAAATGACATACAACTAATTGTTGGTGGAATTTGATCCACGGTTAGGACAGGTATTTCTATTGTGCCCGACTTCACGACATATGCTACACTTTCGTACCATTTTCTCATGATCCATCTCGGTTGTGATCCGGGTGATGTTCGGGCgacctcttttctttctccgcatgttatcattatgccaaaccacgtccccttcatacgcaggccaataatcctcatttgccatcacttgaaatgagttgttgtacaccccgagcaaggtatccgccttgtaaatgggagataaaagtgctaacggatcttgatgcgcatacgaacatgctgcaattacatgagagcatggcatccgaaaggcttgaaactttccacaatcgcaccacccttcatctataagaaccctgtattgttgtctcggaaggccctcgttatggtcaatcgtttctttaacactgaaggtccggttgaatcgatcgaaagatgtcacaatgtggctgttggctttggcagattgctctttcatgaatttgacgcATGTTTCGCTGAATACTTGTCCGGATTCTATAACTGCATTCCAACGCTCACCTCTTCTTGGAAAAGAGAAGccatcctatagtatgttgctTCCACCAAGGCAGTAATCGGAAGGTGTCTGATGCCCTTAAACACCCCGTTCATAGACTCCACAAGATTCGTAGTCATGTGCCCCCATCGCTTCCCGTTGTCGTATGATCTAGTCCATTTCTCTCTAGCAAGATTGTCTACCCAtctgcctgcatctggatttgccgcTACAATTTCATGTCGATAATATTGGAACGTCGGTTGAGTCAACGTATATCCGGCATTGACAATAGTCTTCCGAAGAGCCCTGTCCTTTATCTCCCGCAAGAAATTTTGTGCAATGTGTCGAATACAGTAAACATGCGTTGAGGTTGGGTTTTGCCacccgtttgctggattgttgtacGCACTCTCGATGGCAGCATGTCTGTCTGAAATCAAGCAAAGTCCAGGTTGGGGGGCAACGTGTGTCCGAAGATTTCTGAGAAAGAAACCCTAACCTCCAGCAGTTTCCCCTTCCACAAGAGCGAACGCAACAGGAAAGATGTTACTATTTCCGTCTTGAGCCACATCCATCAACATGGTGCCTTTATATTTTCCGTACAACCAAGTTCCAtctatttgaagaattggtttgcaATATTAAAATCCTTGCACACATGGGCGGAAAGCCCAGAAAAGCCTGTGGAATATCACATTTCCTTGAAGGGACGTTCCGTCTGGAGATTGCGCCGGAAGGGTCTCTAAAATAGTAACGGTTCCAGGAGCATAAATTTGAAGCACATATAAGAAATGTGGGAGTCGTTTGTACGAATCCTCCCAATTTCCATACACAATTTCGATCGCTTTGGTCTTCGCCAGCCACGCCTTTCTATAAGACAGAGTGTAATTGTATGTTGCAACGATATGAGAGATTATCGTTTTCACCTTTAACGATGGATCTTTTTCAACTAGAGGCAAGATTTCTTGACAAATAATGTCATAACTTAGCTTATGGTGATCTTGTGAAACATTTGTGTTAACACATGTGTGATCTTGGGAAATATATCCTATAACCCATGaatcacttctcttcctgtatgatgcatgcaacctgaatccacaatCAGTGTTTCTACAATAAATTTTGTACCTCTCGACATTGGCGCGATCAATTCTAAAATCAACATTGTTAGCCATATGAAATCTTTTTATGGCCATgatacatgcctccttagaacgaAATTTGTCTCCTACTTTTAACCGTTGATCTGTTTGAGTGTATGGAGCATAGAAAATATCAGTCGATGGTTCGTCATCCCCATCAAAATTCAAGTTCCTCATGTGCGCTGGAGGCATATGCACTTGATCTCGTGGTACAACAACTTCCGGTTCATCTTCACTTTCCTCGTTGACCAAGTTATCAACTTCTATTtccggtgcttcttcttcttcatctacaaCGTCGACCTCTGCTTGCTCGTCTTCAAGTGCATCAATGACTTGTGACTCAACCATTTGTATGGGTTGAACTTCTGGTAGAGTAACATACAGTTCTATGCAGTCGTAACCAGAATACTCATGATTGGCGAACATATTCTGCatgtcttcatcatctttgatCTCAACTTGGATAAACTTGACCGGGTTGTCCCCACGAAGAAATCGATATTGGTAAAAAATCTGGGATACACCAACCATTGTAAGCTTCGTCTCTAATCTCCCTTTGAAGTAACTGAAATTTGCTTTTCTGCTTAAACAAAATCGTTTAACCTCGGTGTTTCTAAACAGAAAACCAACTTCTTCGTTGTCATATGTCTCGCCAAAAACATGAGCGTTGATAATGTATTGTGGAGGGGCCATTATTGAGTGGGTAAAGAGTGTTATTTCAGATGTGAAATGAGATGTGTAATGAGTTGTGTTATTTTTCACATTAGAGGTATGCTTTTATCGTCACAAACTTACTGTGTTGAGTTGAGATGATTATGACACTGGTGAACTGCTGCACAgtcgacttgaccagacacaACCACACTGAGCAGCGCAtactgtacaatcacatgcgaatAAAGATGATGGAAAATGAATGCCTGTATCGTCACAAACGTACTGAGTTGATTTGAGGTGTGCTTGACACTGGTGAACTGCAGCTTTGCCGACTTGACCAGACAACCATACTGAGCAGTGCACactgtacaatcacatgcgaaGACTGTATACTAATTATTTTCGGTGAAACAGCACCTAGAAAACCCTAAACCATACCAGAAAAAAAACATagagaaccctaaccctaaattttgaaaaaaaaaagaatcagtTGCATGTTGGCGCCACTTGGGGTGGCGCATTAGTACAATTTTTAACAGAatggcgccacctggggtggcgcattagtgtgttttgttttttttttgcccTAATTTTGTTAAGTGGTCCCCACTGCCAAAACCCTAATCTAATCTGCCAGCATGTGATCTACCTGCATCAAAATACTGTATGCATGCATGCTTAGACAATTCAGCACAGAACACGGGATGCAGGCCTAGTCTATTCTGCCAAAAACAAATAATGCATGGTCAATTCAGCACAAAACACGAGATGCAGGCCTAGTCTATTCTGCCAAAAACACAGAATGCATGGTCAATTCAACACAGAATgcatgtgaacccatctttatcaCTTTGATATCTGTATCACATGCATGCTCACCACTTGGCCATCATGCACTAAACATCAACAACCACCACCCCTCTATAAATACTCTCATAGAATACTTTATTTTCACCaacatatcttcttcttcttcaaaaaacaCTTTGCATTTTCAAATCCGCAGAAAAGTTTCAGAGTTCTTGAgaatggctcaacaacttcttacCATGGGTGAAACCCACAGAGGAACTAGAGCAAACTTGGCGACATATGTAAGTTCatacttatttatttctaaacatTTATGCGTATATGATATCCAGTTTAATCGATTTATTTGTGGTTCTTAGGTTGTTGACCGATTCCATACACGTTCTCACGCTTATGTTGAACCCGACGAGAGGATTATTCCGAATCTCCAAGCATGTGGCTTCGGACATATCATAAAAATGCACAACAATACCATAGACAGAAAATTCATCCTTGCCTTACAAGAGAGATGGAGGCCTGAAACCCACACGTTTCATCTTCCAATAGGTGAGTGTACTGTTACTCTAGAAGATGTTTATATGTTGCTTGGTCTGCCCATTGATGGCAAGGTTGTTAATGGATTTGTTCAACATGCTAATTCACTGTGTGAGAGAGTGTTGGGAAGAGATCTAGTTGTGCCTACTCAAGGTTCTAGAGGCCAGGGTATCAGTCTGGCCTCCCTTAGAGCTTATTATGATGAACTCGTCTTGAGCGACAACTCTACCGATGAGTATGTTTTGTTAATGACTAAGGTCTATATAATGCTGATGTTTGGTAACCTTTTATTCCCGGAGTCGACAGGTAACACTGTCAACTTTTTTATTTAAGTAAATTTGATAGTATTAGCAAGATTAggaaatatagttgggggtctgcCGTTTTGGCGATGTTATACCAATCGCTTTGTAAGAACGCGGTTGCCGAGAAGTGCACCTTCTATGGATGTGCGTTCCTCCTATaagtatggggttggtggagaCTGCCGACGCTATCCCCTGCAGGCAGGAACAACTACACGTTCCCTTATGCAACAAGGTACGTCTTTTTCAACGCTATCCCTTGAACGCTAACACTCTTTTacataaaaatctgaaataacatgtttgctcttttttttttaggTTCTGTGGTCCTAAATTGGATTACAGTAAGAATCCGAGGGGGAGTGTTATTTTGTATCGGGACCTAATTGATCACCTCCGAGCTGAAGATGTATTACCACTAAACTTTTATATGATCATATAGATGTATTACAATCCAtcatcttttttaataatatgttattttttctccTACGCAGTTTAATTGGAGACCATATTTGATGATAGACCATGAGCCAAACGAGAGTGACCGGGAAGTTTGGACTGCAGTGACACCTATAATAAGGTTCAACATCGTGGAGATGCACCAATCTGACCGTGTGAGACTACAGTTTGGCATGCATCAACCAATCCCGGATCCCCCCACTGATTTGGGTCGCTGGCATATTAAAAGAGTTAACAATCAATGGGACCACGCAGATTATCGTACATTCACACCTGAATTTTGTGAGATGTGGAAGCAGCGTCGCAGCCGTCTGCTACAATTCCCTGTTGCCCAACTCCCCATGTTTCCAACCGCGGACTACGTTGCTTGGTTTAGAACAGTCACAACCCCCGATATGTATGTGTCCGACCCCTACTACCTACACGACCCCCGCCAACAACAATACacacaacaaccaccccaacaaccaccccaacaacgccaacaacgccaacaacgctGACAACGCCAAACATCCGAACAACCTTACCATGAAGAAtatcaaacaacaccaacaacgccctaccaaagtcaacccatccaacaacaatcatggggcttcacccaacaactccatgacgccgacccctccactaggctacccgtccaacaacaatcatggggcttcacccaacaacactacgacgccggcccctccacctccactaggcaacccatccaacaacaatcatggggcttcgCCCAACAACACGGCGACGCCGGCCCCTCCAACTCCAATAGGCAACCCATCCCCGACATGGGTCTAGATGACGAATACGACCCGAACGAGCAAATGACCACTCAATCGTCACAGTACCAACAACATGGATACTCCACACCCCAATTttcacaacaccaacaatatgggtACACCACACCCCAACAAACAATGCCATTTTTCCAAGGCCAATCAAGTGCTGGGTTTTACCGACCATATGACGCAACTCCACCGCCAAGACCaatctttgagggcatggggacccgactatttgacagcagcatacaagaatacatgtccaacaagcgcatggaggggctaatccgaggaccacctacccagacacaacaagaacaaccaaggaaTAGGGGGGGTCGTGGAGAAGTGGGTCGTCGAGATCCTTCCAACCGGATTCGAATAGTTCCAGATTGCGGAACTGGCGGTGAGAGGGGTCATGGTCCGGCTCCGGGTCGGAGGGGTCATGGTCGGAGGGGTCGTGAATAGCATAATATCCATGttttaaaaattttcttttttttccgtatttgtaatgtttggacTATAtgaccgtatttgtaatgttgtttctgcatttctcgtgtttgtaatgtttggaatgaatgacatgtggtgtttcattatttatttaattgttaaaacaatttttaaaaaatcaaaaaaacaaaatataattaatttatttatgttaaaacaatttttaaaaaatcaaaaaacaaaaaaaaatttaaaaaaaaatagtatagaaacaattaaaaaaaacaaaaaaaaaaataaaatacacataggcgccaccctaggtggcttaAAAGAGGAAAATGGTCATTGAAGCCACCCTGGGTGACGCATAGGTTCAAGGATTTTAGACATTGGCACCACcagaggtggctcctatgtggagaccacctctgaaacctggtcatatgcgtaattttgccgaaaacatgatttttggtgtaaattatttattaaacatggttatttggattttttttcacAAATGAACAATGAACTGGGTGGAGAGAGgcaaagagagagaagaaaaaaaattaaaatttactgTATCAACAAATATTAAAATCATGTAGACTTGATGAATCTTTCGGTGAGAGTTAGTGGTACATCGGTGAGGGATTTGGTAGAGCCTTCTCCTTAAAAGCAACatatataactatatatataattcttttattttttattttttttagctttctttactttcacttttttttctaccaaacaaataaataataatttctctttctattctatttcttttcttttactttctttcttttcactttttttcttttcactctCTTGTGATCCAAACATACAGAGTTCAGATAGTTATGGTGTACCAAGAGACTAAAAATAATTACAAGTTGCTAACCTTAGTCATAAGAATAGTTAGAAGGAAGGAAGACATCAAGTTCAATcatatttaacaaaaaaaaaatcattgtgGAGATTGCATGGTGGACTATATATAGCCTTACTCTTAAGAGTAGTGATCTTCTCATTCTTTCAAATTTCGCGTCGATAAATTTAAATGCTATGTTAATATATGTCTAAAGCCTTATTTCATAAATATGTtagattatatttatttttttaggtcTTTAGACCttgttttatattaaaaaaaatcatttttttgtttttgttttcaataTGTTATATGTGTGAGTTTTCTCCATGTGTTCTTTTAGGGTGTAAGCAAGAAATCACATTAAAGGGAGaattaagggttctccaaccttgatacacaaaGATGGTCGAATACCGACACAAAAcgaaattacaaaccaaatatATTACGATATAAAAGACCAATGGTCTTTGCTAAAATCGTAAAAATTATAGTTGGAGTGAGTAATATCGCCAAAAGAAGACCACTTCCAAACTAAGTTGTTGATGATCCAAACCTCACCGTTAAAACAATAACCATTCCTTATCAACCAAATAATCCACGAAGTTACTAACCAAAAcacccaaaatttgccttctttAGTTTTTTTACACGGCCAAGAGAATGCCACTCCATAAAAGACGGGAGACAttcatcctccaccacccccagaAAATTCACCCAAGAAGCTATTTTCCTCCAAACAATCTTAATCACATCACACTTAAAAAAGATATGGTTCCTATCTTCCAAgtgattatcacaaaaaatacacTTTAAGTTAGGTAAAGTAAAGTTAATACCTCTAATTCTCAAAAGATCTTTAGTGGATAATCTATTAACAAAAAGTCTCCATCCGAAAGCTTTAATCTTGAACGACACCTCCATCTTCCAAATAACTTCCAAAACCCCATCACACCTATTTATAGGCTCATAAGGAAAACGCGAAAGAGCATAATGCGAGTAACAAGAGAAAACCGTAAAACCCTTTTCCAGACCTAGAGACCAAAAAACCGAATCCTTTACATCAAGCACACCTCTAAAAGACTCTAAACGCCCCTTCAAAATTAAGAAAGAAGGTAAAATATTCAAACCCGCAATAGCGGATTCGGAAATGCCCAAATCACCTCATTTCCCCACACCTTCGCACCACCCTCCCATACCCACCACTGATACTTTCTTCAAAGAAGAAGCCGAAAAAAGAACCGGAAAAGCCTCCTTCAAAATAACATTCTCTAACCAACAAGTTTCCAAAAAAGGGGTATTATAACCATTTCCAATAGTGAAGCGACAATTAGAGACAATAAGATCCTTATAAGAAAAAGTAGAAATGCCAACCTTTAGAACATCTCGCCACCCAAAAGAAAAGGATGTACACTTAAAAGAATCTCCGCCACAAAAAATAAGCTTCGATAAATCACCGTATCTAGCCTTCAAAATATCAAACCACAAAGATTTATGCCCTTACAAAATTCTCCATCTCCACTTGTTTAGAAGAGCGAGATTGAATTCACTAAATCTTTTATCGCTAAACCCCCTTCAAATAAGGTAAAGTCACTActttccaactcacccaatgaatcttCCTTTTGTCTTCCACTTCTCCCCAAAAAAATTACTTTGAATCTTATTAACTTCCTTAACCACTTTATCCGATATCTTgtaa from Vicia villosa cultivar HV-30 ecotype Madison, WI linkage group LG4, Vvil1.0, whole genome shotgun sequence encodes the following:
- the LOC131598462 gene encoding uncharacterized protein LOC131598462, with product MAPPQYIINAHVFGETYDNEEVGFLFRNTEVKRFCLSRKANFSYFKGRLETKLTMVGVSQIFYQYRFLRGDNPVKFIQVEIKDDEDMQNMFANHEYSGYDCIELYVTLPEVQPIQMVESQVIDALEDEQAEVDVVDEEEEAPEIEVDNLVNEESEDEPEVVVPRDQVHMPPAHMRNLNFDGDDEPSTDIFYAPYTQTDQRLKVGDKFRSKEACIMAIKRFHMANNVDFRIDRANVERYKIYCRNTDCGFRLHASYRKRSDSWVIGYISQDHTCVNTNVSQDHHKLSYDIICQEILPLVEKDPSLKVKTIISHIVATYNYTLSYRKAWLAKTKAIEIVYGNWEDSYKRLPHFLYVLQIYAPGTVTILETLPAQSPDGTSLQGNVIFHRLFWAFRPCVQGF
- the LOC131598461 gene encoding uncharacterized protein LOC131598461, producing MYSRCCLLSLFDRFSINFVQFCCSIFQFFNLCCSIFLYCFSCFRILLVISMEKFKLKFKEIFSSIGCLRSREKPSVVITMDERFEGERIQRQTVIKNDGSSDFWSSSAYEKDHSAARSMRSVSSSGITMNSSSDLQSSSSSQINSHEFVNQGLIVWNQIRQQWSGNKMSESKIEDRESKISSNATYEDLLGNNKAFPQPIPLREMINFLVDI
- the LOC131598463 gene encoding uncharacterized protein LOC131598463, which encodes MSVLVNGSPTKEFEVKRGLRQGDPLSPFLFVIVAEALTRSVRKSIDIGEYDMFVIKRSCSVDILQFADDTLLVGNRTWKHVKALKTVLRAFELVSGLGINFHKRKSIGINVPTKFLKAATFYLSCKLEESSFTFLGISIGINPRKESSWYPLLNKMRNRLTGWKNHFLNHGGRITLLKSILTSLNIFTLSFYKISDKVVKEVNKIQSNFFGEKWKTKGRFIGLDTDLIVSNCRFTIGNGYNTPFLETCWLENVILKEAFPVLFSASSLKKVSVGRLESFRGVLDVKDSVFWSLGLEKGFTVFSCYSHYALSRFPYEPINRCDGVLEVIWKMEVSFKIKAFGWRLFVNRLSTKDLLRIRGINFTLPNLKCIFCDNHLEDRNHIFFKCDVIKIVWRKIASWVNFLGVVEDECLPSFMEWHSLGRVKKLKKANFGCFG